The Mycolicibacterium duvalii DNA window CATCCGGCGGGCGGGTCGACGGTGGTCTACGAGCCGCTGCTGAAGCGGTTGCCGCCGGACACGCCGGTCTACGGCATCGAGCGCGTCGAGGGATCCATCGAGGAGCGGGCCGCGCAGTATGTGCCCAAGCTGATGGAGATCCAGGGCACGGGCCCCTACATCCTGGCCGGCTGGTCGCTGGGCGGGGCGCTGGCCTACGCCTGCGCCCTCGGGCTCAAAGCCAATGGGTGCGACGTGCGTTTCGTCGGACTGATCGACACGGTGCGTCCCGGTGAGGAGATCCCGCAGACCAAGGAGGAAACCCGGGCGAGGTGGGACCGCTACGCGCTGTTCGCTCAGCGCACCTTCAACGTCGAGGTGCCGCCGATCCCGTACGAGGAGCTCGAGGCGCTCGACGACGAGGGGCAGGTGAAGTTCATCCTCGACGCGGTCAAGCAGAGCGGCGTCGACATCCCGGGCGGCATCATCGAGCACCAGCGCACGTCCTACCTGGACAACCGTCTGCTCGAGACCGCGGAAATCCAGCCGTACGACGGGCACGTCACGCTGTACATGGCCGACCGTTACCACGACGACGCCGTCTTCTTCGAGCCGCGCTACGGCATCCGTCAGCCCGACGGCGGCTGGGGTGAGTTCGTCAGCGACCTCGAGGTGGTGCCGATCGGGGGTGAACACATCCAGGCCATCGATGAGCCGTACATTGCAAAGGTCGGTGCACACATGAGCGCGGCCGTCAACGAGATCGACGCGCACGCGAGGAGCAATTCGGACGGAGCTGAAGGTAAGTGACGACGAAGACCACCGCCGAGTTGCTCGCCGAGCTTCGCGAGAAGCTCGAACAGGCCAAGGAGCCGGGCGGCGAGAAGGCGGTCGCCAAGCGCGCCAAGAAGGGCATCCCCAGCGCCCGGGACCGGATCTACTCCCTGCTCGACCCGGGCAGCTTCCTCGAGATCGGGGCGCTGGCCAAGACGCCCGGTGATCCGGATGCGCTGTTCGGGGACGGTGTGGTCACCGGCCACGGCACCATCAACGGCCGACCCGTCGGGGTGTTCAGCCACGACCAGACGGTGTTCCAGGGGTCGGTCGGGGAGATGTTCGGCCGCAAGGTCGCACGCCTGATGGAGTGGGTCGCGATGGTCGGCTGCCCGATCATCGGCATCAACGACTCCGCCGGCGCGCGCATCCAGGACACCGCGACCTCGCTGGCCTGGTATGCCGAGCTGGGCCGTCGCCACGAGCTGCTGCGCGGCCTGGTGCCCGAGATCTCGCTGATCTTCGGCAAGTGCGCCGGCGGTGCGGTGTACTCACCGATCCAGACCGACCTGATCGTCGCGGTGCGCGACCAGGGCTACATGTTCGTCACCGGCCCCGACGTGATCAAGGACGTCACCGGTGAGGACGTCACCCTCGACGAACTCGGCGGCGCCGATGCGCAGGCCCGATACGGCAACATCCACCAGGTCGTCGAGTCCGAGGCCGCGGCGTTCCAGTACGTGCGCGACTATCTGAGCTTCCTGCCGGCGAATACGTTCGACGACCCGCCGATCGTCAACCCGGGCCTGGAGCCGGAGATCACGCCGCACGACCTCGAGTTGGACTCGATCGTGCCGGACTCCGACAACCAGGCCTACGACATGATGGAGATCCTGCTGCGGATCTTCGACGACGGGGACGTGTTCCCGGTCGGCGAGCAGTCCGGTCCGGCCATCATCACCGCGTTCGCCCGCGTCGACGGCCGCCCGGTCGGGGTGATCGCCAACCAGCCGATGTTCATGTCGGGTGCGATCGACAACGAGGCCTCGGACAAGGCGGCCCGCTTCGTGCGGTTCTGCGACTCGTTCAACACCCCGCTGGTGTTCGTGGTCGACACGCCCGGCTTCCTGCCCGGCGTTCAGCAGGAGAAGGGCGGCATCATCAAGCGCGGCGGCCGCTTCCTCAACGCCGTCGTCGAGGCCGACATCCCGAAGATCACCATCACCATCCGCAAGTCCTACGGCGGGGCGTATGCGGTGATGGGCTCCAAGCAGCTGACCGCCGACTTCAACTTCGCGTGGCCGACCGCCCGCATCGCGGTGATCGGCGCCGAGGGCGCCGCGCAGCTGCTGGTCAAGCGGTTCCCCGATCCGACTGCGCCCGAGGTGCAGAAGATCAAGGCCGACTTCATCGAGGGCTACAACGCCACGATGGCGGTGCCGTGGGTGGCCGCCGAGCGTGGCTTCATCGACGGCGTCATCGAGCCCCACGAAACCCGGCTGCTGCTGCGCAAGTCGCTGCACCTGCTGCGCGACAAGCAGATCAGCCGCGTGCAGCGTAAACACGGCCTGACTCCGATCTAGGCGCCGGGGTGCGGTTGGATGAAGCTCGTGTCGACTGATTTCACCGGGCTGCGACGAGGTGCGCCGCTGGGTGACCCGCGGCTGGACCTGTGCGATCTGTACGTCTTTCCGTCCCCGAAGGACCCCACGCGCACCGCGCTGATCCTCACCGCCAACCCGCACGCCGGCCCGATGTGTCCCGGCGCGGTCTATCGCATCGCGATCGACAACGACGGTGACCTGCGCAACGACATCGCGTTCAATTTCGTGTTCACCGAGGTCACCGGTAGTCCGGCGGCGCCGAGGCAGCGCGTCGACGTCTACCTGGCGTTGCAGGCCGACGCCCGGGTGGACGCCGCGGCGGGATCCCGGATCTTCGGCGACGTCGAGGTGTCGTTCGACGAACACCCGCGGATGTGGCAATCCGGTTCGTACTCGCTGTTCACCGGCGCCCGCGCCGATGCGTTCTTCGCCGACACCAACGTCCTCGCGATGGCTGTGGAGCTGCCGACCGCCTACCTCGGCGCGGCGCCCGATGTCCGGGTCTGGGCCCGCTGCAGCCTGCTGCGCGACGGCCGGTGGGTGCACGCCGACCGGGTCGGCCACCCATGGGTCAGCGGGTTCTTCTCGACCGAGGACGACCTCGCGGAGTACAGCGCCGGCGAGCCGAACCGGGACCGCGCGCGGTGGATGGCGCACCTGATCGAGTTGATGGCCCGCACCGGCGGTTACAGCCGCGAGGAAGCGGTCGCGGCGATCGAAGCCGAAGGCACGCTGCCCGACATGCTCACCTACAACCCGGCCAAGCCGGTCAGGTACCCCAACGGCCGCACGCTGACCGACGACGTCGCCGACTATCGCTCGAAGTTCCTGACCCACGGGCAGAAGGGGTTCGCAGGCCACGGCGCCCCGGCCGGAATGCTCTCCGAGTTCCCCTATCTCGGCGCCCCCACCTGAGGACATGGACGACGATCCCGGCGCACCGCAGTCCGCGCTGGTCGCTGCGTACCGGACGTGCGAGGCGCTGCCTGTGGTCGGGGGTCTGTTCACCCGGGGCCGTCACGAAGCCAGGGCACTGGTGTCGCTGGCCGTCGCGGTGGTCGTCGAGGAACTCGACGTGGACCGGTTGGTGCGTGACCGGATCACCGCCGAGACCTTCGACGCGGTGATCGCCCGGATGGACCTGGTCGGGCTGGCCAACAAGGTGATCGACGGGGTGGACCTGCGCGCACTGATCCGGCAGGAGGCGCGCCCCGTCCCGGTCGAGGCGCGCGGTTTCCGGCAGCGATTCCGTGAGCGGTCGTGACATGCCGCTGAGTGACGGCGAGGTGATCTCGGGATACACGATCGCCCGGCTGCTGGGGTCGGGGGGCATGGGTGAGGTGTATCTGGCCAAGCACCCGAGGTTGCCGCGCTACGACGCGCTCAAAGTGCTTTCGGCCGCCGTCTGCGCCGACGACGAGTACCGGCAGCGGTTCCACCGGGAGGCCGAGATCGCCGCCACGCTGTGGCACCCCCACATCGTCGCCGTGCACGACCGTGGTGAGTTCGACGGGCGACTGTGGATCTCGATGGACCACGTCGAGGGCACCGACGCGGCGCAACTGCTCGCCGAGCGGTACCCCGGTGGGATGCCGCCGGAGTTGGTGATCCGGATCGTCACCGCCGTGGCCGAGGCGCTCGACTATGCCCACCAACGCGGCCTGTTGCATCGCGACGTCAAGCCGGCCAACATCCTGATCGCCGATCCGGAAACCGAGAACGAGCGGATCATGCTGGCCGACTTCGGGATTGCGCGCCGCCTCGGTGAGGTCAGTGCCCTGACCGGGACCGACATGACCGTCGGCACGGTGGCTTACTCCGCGCCCGAACAGTTGACCGCCGACGAGCACATCGACGGTCGAGCCGACCAGTACGCGCTGGCGGCCACGGCGTTTCAGCTGCTGACCGGTGCGCCGCCGTTCAAGCACGACAACCCGGCCATCGTGATCAGCCGGCACCTGACCGCCAAGCCGCCGTCGATCTCCGACCATCGCCCCGAGTTGTCCTCGCTGGGAACGGTGTTCGCCAAGGCCCTGGCCAAGGTGCCCGCTGACCGGTTCGACCGCTGTGTGGACTTCGCCCGCGCGCTGGCCAACCGCAGCGCGATCACCGCCGATCCCGATGCCACCCGGTATGCCGTCGCCGAGACCGGCCCCCGGCACTCCCGGACCCGGTCGGCGGCGCCGAGATCACGCCGCTGGCTGGTGATCTCGGCCGCCGCGGTGCTGGCGCTGACCGCGATCGCCGCGGTGGTGTTCCTGGCGCAGTACGAGCGGCGGCAGGGCCGCAGCGAGGCGGCCCCGTCGACGCCGGGTGGGGTCGCGCTACCGGTGGTGGTGGTCGGCGCGGACTGCGCCACGCTGGGCGCCGCGGGCCTGACCGAGGGCGGCCAGCCGGCCTATTGCGCGCGCCTGGCCTCGTCGGGCGAGCCGTTGTGGTCGCTGTATCCCGGGCAGATCGCCCATCCCAGCGCCGCGCCCGTCTCGAACGGTGACACCCCGGTACTGGTGTGCATGGAGCAGACCGGCAAGAGCCAGGTCGACTGTCACGACGACATCCTGCAGGAGAACGCGAATCCGGGCGCCAACGACGGCTGACTGCGGGCGCGGTCAGTTCGTGTCGCCGGCGGTGGCGGCGACGTCGTCGCCGAACCACTTCTCCTTGATGATGTTGTAGGTGCCGTCCTCGCGCATCCGGATCAGCGCCTGGTTGATCGGTTTGCGCAGCGGGCTGTCGATGTTGAACACGAAGCCCTGGTTCTCCTCCTGGAAGACCGGCCCGGCCAGCACCGCGACGCCTTCGCCCCGATGGGCCACGTAGTAGCGCAGCACGGGGGAGTCGAACACCACCGCGTCGTAGCCTTCTTCGCGCAGCAGGTGGTAGGAGTCCTCGATGGTGTCGGTCTCGGTGGCGTCGATGCCCATGCTGCGCAGGAACGTCGCCGCGGTGGTGTCGGTCACGGTGGCCACCGATTTCTCGTAGAGGTCGGCCGGACCGGTGATCTTGGCGTCCAGCTTGGCCACCGTCAGCGTGGCGCTGAGGTTGGCCGAGTAGAACGAGATGAACACGATGCCCGCGAATCCCCACAGGATCGCCAGTGACCGGGTGATCGTCGTCGTCGCGGTGGTGCTGTTCTTCCCGACCAGCGAGCCGATGCCCCAGCTGAACGACTGGAAGATGCCGGGGAAGTAGGACCGTGACACCACCGGCTTGGCGACGCGGCGCTCGAGCAGCCAGAACACGTGTGCCGGAATCACACTGACGACCACGGCCGCGCTGAGCCAGATCAACATGGTGCGGGAGAACAGCAGATCGAGGTACCCGCCCAGACCGGGCACCGCGGGCCGGGTATCGTGCACGGGCACGATGATCTGCAGCCCGCCGTCGAGCGTCGGTTGGGAGAAGTCGAAGCGCTGCTCGCGATCGGCGGTCAGCGAGATGGCACCGATCGCCACGTCGGCGCGGTTGTCGGCCACCGCGGACAGCTGGCCGGCGACGTTGTCGGTGCGCAGGAACTCGGTCGGCACGTCCAGGCGGTTGGAGATCTCGTTCCACAGATCGATGCTGAACCCGGTCAGCTCCCCGCCGCTGGTCTCCATGACGAAGGGCTCGAGCGGATGGATCGCCACGGTCACCGGTTCGGGATCGGCGGTCTCGGTGCCCGGCTGGGCGGCCGCCGGCGGCGCCGCGAGCAGAGCCCCCCACAACAGGGCCAGGACAACAGCAAATCGGCGGGCGCCCACGGGCGAATCACTCCTTCGTCTCGGAGGTGACCCTAACCCACGGTCATGGCTGGATCCGGATCGGACCGGGCGAGTACAGCCCGGAGCGGGTGGCCTCGCCCAACTCGATCTCGGCGGATTCCGCGTCGACGATGGTGTCGAAGCGGCGCAGCGAGCCCCAATCCTGGCCCCAGTCCTGGGACAGATAGGTCGACATCACCGAAGCCCGCAGCAGCAGATCGGTGATGCCCAGCAACCCGCCGTTGAGGCCGTCCTGCCAGGTGTCGGTGCTCTGCAGTTTGGCGTAGTAGTCCGGCGAGATCCGGAACTTCGGGATCTCGGTGACCCCGTTGGCGTGCAGCATCGGCTGCTGGCACGGGAACGCCAGACCGACCGCCCAGTCCATCAGCACCGGTTCCTCGGAGCCCACGTACTCCTGGACCGAGCGCAGTTCGGGCACCCGTGGCGGCGTCACCGCGACCCAGTCGCCCTGCCCGAGATCGAGGTCCTCGGCGATCACCCGGACCGCGACCGCGTCGGCGGGAATCTGCGCGCGGGGGTAGCGCAGGTTGCGCCACGACGGGGTGGGGCCGATGTCGTACGGGCTGACCCGCCCCGCGGGCATCGGCGCACCGTCCGGCCCGGCGGTCGCATACTCCAGTTCCACGGTCTGCCCGGAGGTGAATCCTTCGGCGACGCTGCGTCCGGCGATGGTTCCCGCCGCGGTGATGACCAGCAGCGGGTGCGCATCGTCGGCCGGCGGCAGTTCGTACCACGACGAGGCCAGCTTGCTCTCCTGCTGCGCCCCTTCGGAATAGGTCCCCGCGACGGGCACCCGGGTGGGGTCCAGGCCGTACGGCAGCGGCACGGTGGAGCCGTTGATCCCCGGTCGTGACAGCTCGACCGGACGGTTCCAGTCGTAGTCGGTGCCGGGCTGCGGATTGTTGAGCCGGATCGCCTCGGCGATGATCCGCTCGGGAACGCCGTTGGGGGAGAAGCCCATCGGGTTCGCCCCGCCCAGCGGGCCCAACGGACCCGACGGCTGACCCGGGAGCGCCTGCAGGAAGCCGTCGTTCGAGTCGGGTTCGACGAGCACGTCGTCGGCCAGTCCGCAGCCGCCCGCGAAGGCGCGAATGTTGGCCCAGCCGTTGGAGTACGTCGGGTACTGGCGGACGACCCCCACCGCCATCGACGCCACGAACACCGTCACCATGAATCCCGCGGCGATCGGGATCGGGGCGGCGGTGAGTTTGTCGACCACCCGGGATCGGCGTCCGGGAAAGACGTGCAACCAGAACGCCCACAACGCGGTGAGCGCGAAGAGTGCGAAGAACACCCCGCTGACCGTGACGCCGCCCAGCTGCGGCACCGAATTGTTGAACGGCACACCGAAGTTGGAGACGTACCACCACCCGTTGGTGGAGGCGAAACACAAGGCCAGCACGAAGAACACCAACGCCAGGAACACCATCCGGTTGCGCGCGGAGCGCAGCACCGCCGGTGACAGCAGCACCGTGGCCAGCGCGGCCATCGCCGCACCGACCGCGGCGAACAACCCGAAATGGTGGATCCACTTGGTCGGCGTGAACATCAGGAAGAAGATGGTGGCGAAGATGACGCCCATCAGCCGCCAGGCCGGACCACGCGCCACGCCGGGCACGCGCTTGCGTCGCAGCATCATGAACAGCGACGGGAACAGGCACATCGCGGTGAACAGGAACGCGAAACGGCGCGAGATGGCGCCGTCGACGGTCGGCAGGACCAGGTAGTAGTAGCGCAGGTTCTCGGTGTACCACTCCTGGCTGGGGCCGATCGCGGTGCGAATCCTGGTGGCTTCCAGCACCGTTGCCAACGTCTGATCGGCGAACACCACCGCCAGGATCACGGTGCCCGCGGCCAGCAGCGGTGCCAGCAGAGGCCAGGTACCCACCCATTGCCGGCGGCGCATCAGGATGCGCAGGATGGGCCGGCCGCCGGCCACCAGGGCCGCGACCGCGATCAGGCCGGTCGGCTGGATACCGAGGGTGAACGCGGCGGTGATGATCGCGAAGGCGGCGGGGGTCAGCCGGCCCGAGCTGATCGCACGTTCGATCAGCACATAGGTGATCAGCGCGCCGGTGGCGATCTGGCCCTCCGGGCGCAGCCCGTTGTTGAACGGCATCCACGCGCCCAGCAGGACCAGCCCGGCTGCCCACAGGGCGGGACGGCTGGCCAGCACCGCGGGCCCGAGCCGGGGCAGGACCTCGCGGGACAGCAGCAGCCAGCAGATCAGCGAGCACACCAGATCTGGCAGCCGGATCCAGATGCTGGCGGTGCTGACCTGGGTCATCAACGCCAGCAGGTTGTAGTACCAGCCGAACGGGTCCTCCGGGCTGCCGAACCAGCGGAAGTAGTTCGACATGTAGCCGGCATGTTCGGCCACCCGGGCCATGCCCAGGATGTAGCCGTCGTCGGAGGAGTTGGCGCCGATGACATACCAGAGCGCGAACCCGCCCACGACCACCCCGTCGACCGGGCTGGCGGTCCGCCAGCGGGTCGGGATCAGCCGTCGCATCCGCCTGCCGTCGAGGCGGTCCAGCCGCCACAGCGCCAGCAGCGCCACCGCGGTGCAGACGATCGCCAGCAGGATCGCGGCCAGCTTCAGCGGGGTCGGCTGGGTGGTGAAACGGGTGTCGATGGTCGCCGACAGCGACAGACCCGGCGGGGCCGGCCCGACGAGGTCGGTGAACACGCCGACGATGGCCGGCCGCAGGTTCGGGTCGGAGTAGCCGGTGCGTTGCGGCGCACCGGCGTCCTCACCGGAGGTCTGGGTCAGGCCGACGAAGTCGGCGTAGGTGCCGTCCAGGTTCGAGGTGATCTCGATGGTCGAGCAACCGCCCATCCGCTCGCGGTCGACGCTGGCCACCACGACGTTGCGCACGATCACGTCGACGCGTTCGTCGGTGACGTTGACCAGCATCGCGTTCAGCGCCGCGTCGCGGCCCTCGGCGGGCGCGGTGCCCAGCAGCAGCCCGCCGTCGGCGGGCATGTCGGCGACCGCGGAGCACGGGATCGTCGCGGTCAGGCTCACCGGCGCCTGGCTGATCAGCGGCGCGGTGACGTTGTCGAGCTGCCCGCCCTGCGGCCAGTTCAGCGTCGCGGTGGTCTGCGTGACGGGCAGCAGCGGCGTCGCGACGGCCAGCAGGAACCCGAGCAGGCCGGCGATCGTGGCGACCCACCGCGCCGTCTTGACGTCCCTACTCACGGCAGCGCCCTGATCGGTCCGCCGCGACTCCAGCCGAACACTCGCGTCGTTCCTTCCTCGATCGCCGCGTTCGGCGCCTCGTCAGCGGGCACCACCCGCAGATAGCGCTCGATCGAACCCCAGTCGCGGTACCAGTCGCCGCGCAGATAGGTCGGGATCGTCGCGGTGCGCAGCAACGCCTGGATGAACAGGAACGGGCCGCCGTCCTCGGCGGACTGCCACTGGTTCGACGAGGCCACCACCTGCTTGAAGTTCGGCAGGATCCGGTACTCGGGCAGCTCGGCGACGCCGAGGTGCTGGGAAGCCGGCCGCTGGCACGGGAAGTTCGACGCGGTCGCGATGTCCATCAGCACCGGGGTCTGCGACCCGAGGTACTCGCCGGCGGTCTGCAGCACCGGCACCCGCGGCGGGGTGAACGCGAACCACTGGTCCTCGGACAGGTTCGGGTCGTCGGCGACGATGCGCACCACGTTGGCCTCCGGCGGCGCCCACGACAGCGGGAAGCGCAGGTTGCGCCACGCCTTCTGCTGAAAGATGTCGATCGGCTGCACCTGGCCCAGCGCCTGGTAGGAGCCGTCCGGGCGGTGCACCCCCCACTGCAGCTTCAGCGACTGGCCGTAGTTGAACGAGCCGTCCTCCTCGTAGTACCAGATCGCCCCCGCGGCGGCGACGGTCACCAACGGCCGGTCCGGGGTGCGGGGCGGCAGCTGATACCACGCCGAGGTGGCCTCGGCGGCCAGGGTGTTCTCGTCGAAGCTGCCCATCACCGGGGTGCGGTCGGGGTCCAGGCCGAACGGCAGGAACACCCGCGACCCGTTCACCCCCTCGGGGCCGTAGCCGCCGCCGGTGCCGGCGGCGAAACCGACGCCGATGTTGGGTTTGTCGACCGGGCCGTCGGAGTTCACGGTGCCGGGGTTGGCGGCCACCGGCTCGGCCGGTTCGAGAGTGTCGCTGACCCCGTTGGGGGTGAACCCGATCGGGTCCTCGCCGCCGAGGGGACCGTACTCGCCGAACCGCTGGCCGGGGACCGGCTCCAGCATGCCGGCGTTGGTATCGGGCTCGACGAGGACGTGGTCGGCCATCCCGCAGCTGGTGCCCTGCAGTCCGGAGGTCAACGCGGCCAGGTTGGCCGCACCGGTGGTGTAGACCGGGTAGCGGCCCACGGTGGCCTTGACCATCGAGCCGAGCTCGAGCACCACCATGATGGTCGCGACGATCAGCAGCGGCGTCGAGGCCAGCGCCCGGTTCCGGCCGGTGTCGGCGACCTGGGTGTGCCCGGCGTAGTCCATCCGGAAGTGCAGCCAGCCGGCCAGCAGGCCGCCGACAATGGCCAGCACCAGGAAGATCGTGGTCACCGGGTAGCCGAAGATCACCGGCTGCTTGTCGAACCACGGCACCCCGTAGTTGGCGACATAGAACCAGCCGTTGATTCCCGAGGTGGACCAGGCCAGCACGAACAGCAGCGCGGTGACATACAGCGCCAGGTTGCGTCGGGAGTGCAGTCCCACCCGGGCGAACGCGAACGCGGTGACCGCGCCGAGCGCGCCGGCCAGGCCGGCGAAAGCGCCGAACTGAACCGCCCACTTGGTCGGCGTCAGCGTGAGCAGCAGCAGCCCCACCGCGGTGGTACCGGTCAGCCGCCACAGCGGCGCGCCGACGGCGCCGGGCACCTTGCCGCGCCGCAGCAGCACCATGATCAGGCCGAACAGGCACAGCAGCAGGATCAGCACCGAGAAGCGCCGCGACAGGGACCCGTCCACACTGTCCTCGACGGTGAGGAAGTAATAGCGCAGGAACTCCTGATACCACGGCAGAGTCGGCCCGACGACGTACTTGATGCGTACCGATTCGGCGACCGTGGCCAGCGTCTGGTCACGGAACACGATCACGAACACCAGGGACGCGGCCGCCACCAGCGGCGTCACCGTGGCGCCCACGCCGGCCACGGCCCGGCGCGCGGAGATCACCCGGGTGATCGCCCGGGCCCCGACCAGCAGCGGTGCCAGCGCGATCAGACCCTGCGGAGCGAGCGTGATCGAGAACATCGCGACCACAACCGCCACCGCGGCGGGCCACAACCGCCGGGTACCGATTGTTCGTTCCACGAGCATCCAGACCGCGACGGTGCCGAACGCGATCAGTGGTTCGGGCCGCAGCCCGTTGTTGAACGGCAGCCAGGCCGCCAGGAACACCGCGGCGCCGGTCCACACGGCGATCTTGTTGTCGGCGATCCGGCGGCCCAGCCGCGGCAACACGCATCGGCTGATGACCAGCCACGTCCCGATGGCTGCGAGGGTGGCGGGCAGCCGCATCCACACGCCGGCCGTGCTCACCGCCGCCAGCTGGGCCAGCACGCTCTGATACCAGTCGAACGGCGCTTCCGACGCGCCGAAGTACCGGAAGTAGTTGGTCAGGTAGCCGGCCTCCGACGACACCCGCGCGATCGTCAGGTTGTAGCCGTCGTCGGACGACTGCGCGCCCACCACGTGCCACACCAGCAGAGCACCGACGACGCCGGCGTCGGCCAGCCAGGTCGACAGCCCGACCCGGCGCCACCGCGTCGGCGGGCGTCGGCCCCCGGCGCGGTCGAGCAGCGCCAGCGCGACGATCGATGCGAGCACGCACAGCACGCCGAGCACCATCACGACGGTCTTCAGCGGGGTCGGCGAGGTGATGAAGCGGGTGTCCACCTCGATCCGGCCGGCCAGCCCGGCGTCCGTGCCGACCTCCAGGTCGGTGAAGACACCGGCCACCTGCGGTCGCTTGTCGACGCTCAGTGTGCCGGTGGCGCCCGGGATGCCGACGAAGTCGGCGCCGACAGCGGCGACGTCGGCCCAGATTCGCAGCTCGCTGCACGCACCGGCGTCCACCTCGGCGCGCGG harbors:
- a CDS encoding arabinosyltransferase domain-containing protein, whose protein sequence is MPAPTARLVAFVAGLLGIVLCALTPLLPVTQTTATIPWPQAVDDDGFVEDITAPLVSGAPRSLSLTIPCRAVASMPADGGVVLSTIPAGGIDAGRNGLFVRANDDVVYVAFRDTVAAVAPRAEVDAGACSELRIWADVAAVGADFVGIPGATGTLSVDKRPQVAGVFTDLEVGTDAGLAGRIEVDTRFITSPTPLKTVVMVLGVLCVLASIVALALLDRAGGRRPPTRWRRVGLSTWLADAGVVGALLVWHVVGAQSSDDGYNLTIARVSSEAGYLTNYFRYFGASEAPFDWYQSVLAQLAAVSTAGVWMRLPATLAAIGTWLVISRCVLPRLGRRIADNKIAVWTGAAVFLAAWLPFNNGLRPEPLIAFGTVAVWMLVERTIGTRRLWPAAVAVVVAMFSITLAPQGLIALAPLLVGARAITRVISARRAVAGVGATVTPLVAAASLVFVIVFRDQTLATVAESVRIKYVVGPTLPWYQEFLRYYFLTVEDSVDGSLSRRFSVLILLLCLFGLIMVLLRRGKVPGAVGAPLWRLTGTTAVGLLLLTLTPTKWAVQFGAFAGLAGALGAVTAFAFARVGLHSRRNLALYVTALLFVLAWSTSGINGWFYVANYGVPWFDKQPVIFGYPVTTIFLVLAIVGGLLAGWLHFRMDYAGHTQVADTGRNRALASTPLLIVATIMVVLELGSMVKATVGRYPVYTTGAANLAALTSGLQGTSCGMADHVLVEPDTNAGMLEPVPGQRFGEYGPLGGEDPIGFTPNGVSDTLEPAEPVAANPGTVNSDGPVDKPNIGVGFAAGTGGGYGPEGVNGSRVFLPFGLDPDRTPVMGSFDENTLAAEATSAWYQLPPRTPDRPLVTVAAAGAIWYYEEDGSFNYGQSLKLQWGVHRPDGSYQALGQVQPIDIFQQKAWRNLRFPLSWAPPEANVVRIVADDPNLSEDQWFAFTPPRVPVLQTAGEYLGSQTPVLMDIATASNFPCQRPASQHLGVAELPEYRILPNFKQVVASSNQWQSAEDGGPFLFIQALLRTATIPTYLRGDWYRDWGSIERYLRVVPADEAPNAAIEEGTTRVFGWSRGGPIRALP